A genome region from Erythrolamprus reginae isolate rEryReg1 chromosome 4, rEryReg1.hap1, whole genome shotgun sequence includes the following:
- the KLHL34 gene encoding kelch-like protein 34, translated as MTYFLSYCKRHCSAVLSQYQTLRKEGLLCDILLKVKENEFPAHKSLLACSSDYFKAMFKSYTKESKSAVVHLQVVSATGLQHVLDFIYTSWLPLSLTTLEDTLEAATYLQVPEAICLCSQYLGNNLNLENCCFSANIATKFYLPDAVSAAEKYLIINLWKLLDLDFADLLELNFWSLKAVVESPDILMVRESNLLDLLLKWLAYDKLRLIHTTNLLEHVRYSLIPMEDLRNIYTQSEVLLTTPVKKLIKKAINYHSLIYKQPILQDKYSTLRNQKIRIILLGGMSAHEGLVTEVMAFDVYNHKWQNLTQLPDRIQNHCVCTIGNFLYVLGGEMEDMQSDPILKVTNKVHRYDPRFNKWIHITGMLEKRCQFSCCILENKIIAIGGQSEDKKLHSSVEIYDISKDRWTKLHDLPCKVHGHAGTVRKNTIYISGGKYMGQSNTSKDMYALSNLEGEWKKQAPMSIARFGHQMATIRESVFTFLGFYEPFSEIEKYDADQNQWTRLRPLVYDRYSYGLALVEETAILIGGKKWQDSQEIPTQDIVGYDIDNDCWEEICKIPLPWYGLQCGVLKLSELVEGIQQ; from the coding sequence ATGACTTATTTTTTGTCTTATTGCAAAAGACACTGCAGTGCTGTATTGTCTCAATACCAAACTCTACGAAAGGAAGGTTTGCTCTGTGACATTCtgttaaaagtaaaagaaaatgaatttccTGCACACAAGTCTTTGTTAGCTTGTTCCAGTGATTACTTCAAGGCCATGTTCAAGAGTTATACCAAAGAATCGAAGAGTGCTGTTGTTCATCTGCAGGTCGTCTCGGCCACTGGTTTGCAACATGTTCTAGATTTCATTTATACATCCTGGCTGCCTTTGTCTTTAACTACCTTGGAAGATACCTTAGAAGCTGCCACCTACTTACAAGTACCAGAGGCAATCTGTTTATGCAGCCAATACTTGGGTAACAATCTCAATCTGGAGAACTGCTGTTTTTCAGCCAATATTGCGACAAAATTTTATCTTCCAGATGCTGTATCTGCAGCAGAAAAGTATCTTATTATTAATCTTTGGAAACTACTAGATCTGGATTTTGCAGATCTGCTGGAACTGAATTTCTGGTCTTTGAAGGCAGTAGTAGAATCTCCTGATATACTTATGGTGAGAGAATCTAATTTGTTAGATCTATTATTAAAGTGGTTAGCATATGATAAATTAAGGCTCATTCACACTACTAATCTTTTGGAACATGTAAGATACAGTCTCATTCCTATGGAAGATCTGAGAAATATCTATACTCAGTCAGAAGTGCTTCTAACAACTCctgtaaaaaaattaattaaaaaagcaataaaCTATCATTCACTTATTTATAAACAACCTATCTTGCAGGATAAATATAGTACTCTGAGAAATCAGAAGATACGGATTATCCTGCTTGGAGGTATGAGTGCACATGAAGGGCTTGTCACAGAAGTGATGGCTTTTGATGTTTACAATCACAAGTGGCAAAATTTAACACAGTTACCAGATAGAATACAAAATCACTGTGTATGTACTATTGGAAACTTTCTATACGTGCTTGGTGGAGAAATGGAAGATATGCAAAGTGATCCTATCTTGAAAGTTACAAATAAAGTCCATCGCTATGACCCAAGATTTAATAAGTGGATACATATTACTGGGATGCTGGAAAAAAGGTGTCAGTTTTCTTGCTGTATCTTAGAGAATAAAATCATTGCAATTGGTGGACAAAGTGAAGATAAAAAATTGCATTCATCTGTTGAAATCTATGACATTAGTAAAGACAGGTGGACAAAACTTCATGATTTGCCATGCAAAGTACATGGTCACGCTGGTACTGTTCGTAAGAATACTATTTATATATCAGGGGGCAAATACATGGGTCAAAGTAACACAAGTAAGGATATGTATGCTTTGAGTAATCTTGAAGGGGAATGGAAAAAGCAAGCCCCAATGAGCATTGCTCGTTTTGGGCATCAGATGGCCACCATCCGAGAATCAGTTTTTACATTTTTAGGTTTTTATGAACCATTCTCTGAGATTGAAAAATATGATGCTGACCAGAATCAATGGACCCGTTTAAGGCCATTGGTATATGATCGATATAGTTACGGTTTAGCACTAGTGGAGGAAACAGCCATCCTTATTGGAGGGAAGAAATGGCAAGACTCTCAGGAAATTCCAACTCAGGATATTGTAGGTTATGATATTGATAACGACTGTTGGGAAGAAATCTGCAAAATTCCTTTGCCTTGGTATGGATTGCAGTGTGGAGTGCTAAAACTTTCTGAATTAGTAGAAGGTATTCAACAGTAA